The region GCCGCCGGGTTTGTGCAAGGCTTCATAGACCGTCACGTCATGCCCGTTGCGGGCCAGTTCGCCGGCGGCGGTCAAGCCAGCGGGGCCGGCACCCACGATGGCCACCTTTTTACCGGTGGGGGTGGGTTTGGCTTCGTCTGAATCATGGAGATTGGTATAGGCCCAATCCGCCACGAAACGTTCCAGATGCCCAACGGCGACGGGGGCGCCTTTGACGCCGCGGATGCATTCGACTTCGCATTGGGTTTCCTGCGGGCAAACGCGCCCGGTGATGGCGGGGAGGGCGTTGTCCTTCAGCAGGCTGCGGGCGGCGCCCGGGAGATCGCCCTTGGCGACGAAATCAATAAAGCGGGGAATATCCACGCGCACCGGGCAACCGGCAATGCATTTGGCATCCTTGCATTGGAGGCAGCGTTCGGCCTCGATGATGGCCAACTGTTCGGTGAAACCCAGATTGACCTCGGTGAAGCTCGCGGCACGCGCGCGGGCATCCTGCTCCGGCATGTGTTGCCGTTTAAGTTGCAGACGTTCTTTGGTGGAAATTTTAGCGGGGGCGCTCATGGGAAATGGTTCCTTTCAACGATACATGAAAATGGGTTGGCAGATACGCTGGCTTGGCTATTTGCGGTCAAGACCGATGTTGCAGGGGCCGTCATGCGGGCGCACGGCTTTCTGCTCGAATTCGCGGTAGGTTTGCAGCCGCTCGGACAACAAGGAGAAATCCACGAGATGGCCGTCAAACTCCGGGCCGTCCACGCAGGCAAACTTGGTTTCGCCGCCGACGCCGACGCGGCATCCGCCGCACATTCCGGTGCCGTCCACCATGACGGGGTTCAGGGAGACGATGGTGTGAATCTTTGCGGGCCGGGTCAATTCCGCCACCGCCCGCATCATGGGCACCGGGCCGACGGCATAGATGATGTCCACTTTTTCACGGGCGATCAGATCGCGGGTGGCATCCGTGACGAACCCTTTGCGGCCATAGCTGCCGTCATCGGTGCAAACGAGGACTTCGCCCAGGCGCTTCAGTTCCTCTTCAAAAATCACCCATTCCTTGGAGCGTCCGCCGATGATGCTGGTCACTTTCACCCCGGCGCGGCTCAGGCCTTGCGCGATGGGATGGACGACCGCCGTGCCGACGCCGCCACCGACGCAGACCGCGTGGCCGGATTCGATGACTTCGGTTGGCTTGCCCAGCGGGCCGCAGACGTCCTCCAGAAATTGCCCCGGTTCCAAGGCAACAAGGTCGCGGGTACTTTTGCCGACCGCCTGGATCACCAAGGCGATGGTGCCCCGCTTGGGATCGGCGTCCGCGATGGTCAGCGGAATGCGTTCCGCGCCTTCGGCGAGGTGGACAATGACAAATTGCCCGGGCTTTCTCACTTCCGCCACACGCGGGGCTTCGACGTCCAACCGCGTAACATTCGGGCTGAGCTGCTTCTTATCAACAATGCGATGCATAAACGACAGTAAATTCACTTTAGCCGTGTCGCTTGCCAGGCTGCCTCAGCCAGGCCGGACCTTTTGGCCTAATCGGGCTGAAAGTAAACGGGAAGCCGGGGGATTGGTCAATGCCGGAATTCGCCTGAAGCATTGTATAAGTTGGGGTGATAGTCAGGCAAGCCAGGCTAATTTTTAGCGTCGCTGCACGCGCGCCATTGCCTCGGTTAAAGCCGCGTCCACCTGCGCCACATCGCCAGCGGCCGGCACGTCCATCAGCAGGCCCGCCTGCCGGTAATAGTCCACCACCGGAGTGGTCATGCGGCGATACACCTGCATGCGGGTGCGAATGGTTTCCGGTTTATCATCCTCCCGTTGATAGAGCGGGCTGCCGTCCCGATCGCAGATGCCCGGTTGTTTGGGCGGGTTGAATTCCACGTGATACGGCGTCTGGCAGGTGGTGCATACCCGGCGTCCGGAAATGCGCCCAATAATGCTGTCTTCGGGCACTTGGAGAAATAACACGGTGTCCAGCTTGCGCCCCATTTCCGCCATGATTTCATCCAGCGCCTGCGCCTGCACCAAGGTGCGCGGGTAGCCATCCAGAATGAACCCTTCGCTGGAATCGTCCGCCCGCAGGCGTTCCCGAACCATCGCTTCGGTGACGTCGTCCGGCACCAGTTGGCCGCGCTCGATAAAGCCGCGGGCGATGCGTCCCAGGATGGTGTTTTCCTTGGTGTTTTCCCGGAACAGGTTGCCGGTGGCGATGTGGGGGATGCCCAGCTTTTCCGAAAGAAAGGCGGCATGAGTGCCCTTGCCGCTGCCCGGCGCGCCCATGAGCAGAATGTCCAGACTGGGTTGCCGACGGGAAACTTGTTCCCGAACGGGCGGACTGAGCAATTGATCCAACTCCCGGTTCTGCGCATCCGTGAGCACCGGCACAAAGCGGCCTTGCGCCACCTGATCAAAGAAACCGTTCAGCGTGCCGACGACCTGATTGACGCTGCCGGAGGCATCCACCCATTGCAAGCGATGATCTTGCCGGAAGTAATCCAGCGTCGGCGCGGTATTGCGGCGGAAAATTTCCAAACGGCGACGGAGAATGTCGGGATGATCGTCGGGCCGATTGGGTCGCTTGGCCGCGCGTTCAAACACGGCGTTTGCGGAGGCCTGCATGAAGAACACGGCGTCCAGCTTGCGACCCATCGTCTGAAACAGTTCATCCACGTAGCGGGCCTGGAACAGCGTGCTGGGAAAGCCATCCAACAGCAATCCCTGATCGGCAGGGAGTTGCCGGACGGTTTCCTCGATCATCGCGTTGATGAATTCGTCCGGCACGAGCAGCCCTTGCTCGACATAGCGGCGGGTCAGAATCCCCAAGGCCGTCTGCTGATCGCGGTGTTCGCGGAGCAGTTTGCCGGTGGACAGGTGCTTCAAGCGGAACGTATCACGCAGCACCTCAGCGCACGTGGTTTTTCCCGCGCAAGTCGGCCCCACCAATGAGATGTTCATCATATTTCGGCGTCTTTCAAATCCTGTCCAAACGGTATCAGGGCCATCGGTGTATCATGGTCCAAATGCTCATGGCAAACCCGAAAGAAGTCCGCCTGTGTATCCACGCGCCGGATGGCGTGCAAAAACTGCCCGGTGGGTTCCACCCCGAGACCGATCTGGTTGGCGTATTTTTTCATCTTCTGCACCTGCGACACCTCACGCACACCAGGCGTGCAGACGGCGTCGAACAATGCGTGGACGTAACGTAATACCTCCCGGCCAGTTGGCAACTGAATCGTTTGTCCCGCCAAATGTTGGCGAATCTGGGTGAAAAGCCAGGGGTTTCGAATGGCCCCGCGCCCGATCATCAGGCCTTTTGCGCCGGTTTGTTTCAGAATTTGCTCCGCCCCGGCGGCGGAGAACACATTCCCGTTGGCCAACACCGGGCAGGCCGCCTCAGCCACCGCCCGGGCGATCAGATCGTAATGTACTGCGCCATGGTACATCTCTTTCACCGTCCGGCCATGCACGGTGAGCAGGTCCAACCGGTGCTTGGCAAAAATAGGCAGGAAGGTGTCCCACACGCGGAAATCCTCGAACCCCACCCGCGTTTTGACGGTGAACTTAATGGTCAACGCGTCGCGCATGGCCCCCAGAATGGCATCCACCAATGGCGGTTGGCGCAACAGCCCGCCGCCGGCACACTTACGATACACCACCGGTGCCGGGCAACCCAGGTTCAGGTCCACTGCCACCACGGGATAATTCTGCAACTCGCGAGCGGACCGCACCAAGCCGGGGATGTCGTTACCAATCAACTGTGCCACGATGGGGCGTCCAGTGGGGTTGGCGGTAATGGATTTCAGAATATGTTTATCCAGGCGTGACCCTGGGTAAACGCGGAAATATTCGGTATAATAGACATCCGCGCCACCGTAATTACTCAACAACTGCCAGAAAGGCAGATCGGTAATATCCTGCATCGGAGCCAACGCCAATATCGGAGCGGAGCCGCACAACAGCGTTTCAAATTGTTCCCGGTGATTCATAGCGCTGCGGGTGGCTGAGTGAGTCATTTCCACCACGATTCGTTCGCCTTAATCTGCTCCAGCAGTCGCGCATCAGCGGGCGGGAAGGCGTATTGATCCAGTTCCTCGCGGGTGATCCAAGCGAATGCGGCACAGCCAATGGCTTGCGGTTCATGTTGGACCATGCGACAAAGGAAAAATTTTAACAGTACGGTCTTTTCGGGATACTCGTGCCGGATGGTTTCGATCAATTCCCCCACGGCCACGTCAATGGCCAGCTCTTCCTGTAGTTCGCGAACCAGACATTGTTCAAACGTCTCACCAACATGGCGTTTGCCACCGGGGAATTCCCATAAGCCGCCCAAGTGATCCTGCGCGCGCCGTTGCGTGATCAGAAGCCGTCCCGCGCGAAATACCAGACCGGCGGAGACTTCGATCATCAGCGTCCCACGCTTTTATAGATGAACCCGAGCTTCTCCATTTCGGCGGGATCGAACAGATTGCGTCCGTCGAACAGGATCGGGTGGCTGAGGGCTTTGCGGGTACGTTCGAGGTCCAGTTTTTTGAATTCCGGCCATTCGGTGGCGATGATCAAGGCATCGCAACCATCCGCCACCGCGTTCATATCATCCACATAGGTGACATCCGGCAACAAGGCTTTGGCCTTGTCCATGGCTTTGGGATCATGCACGCGCAAGGTGGCCCCCTCTTTGACCAGGCGTTGACAAAGCTCGATGGCGGGCGACATGCGCACGTCGTCGGTGTTTTGTTTGAAGGCCAGTCCGAGCACACCGATTTTTTTACCCTTCAACACCCAGAGCGTGTCACTGATCTTTTTGACGAATCGTTCCATCTGCTGGTCGTTGATATTCTGCACTTCCCGCAACAGCCCGAAACTGTAACCGAGTTGCTCGGAGATGCGAATGAAGGCGCTGAGGTCTTTGGGGAAGCAACTGCCGCCAAAGCCCAAGCCCGCTTCGAGGAAGCGGCGGCCAATGCGGGGGTCCATGCCGATGCCATTGGCCACTTCCATCACGTTGGCGCCGGACGCCTCGCAAATGACGGAAACCGCGTTGATATAGGAAATTTTCAGTGCCAGAAACGAGTTGGCCGCGTGTTTGATCAATTCAGCGGAGTTGATGTCCGTGACAATGATGGGGGCTTTAAACACGGAGTAAAGCTCGCGGAGCGCGGCGACCGGGCGTTGCGAACGCACCCCGACGACCACGCGATCCGGCTTCATGAAATCATCCACGGCAAACCCTTCGCGCAGGAATTCCGGGTTGCTGACCACGTCGAACTCCACCTTGGCTTTGCAGTAGCGCTTGATGGTTTCCGAAACCTTCTCACCGGTCATCACGGGGACGGTGCTTTTGTCCACCACGATTTTATAACTGGTCATGCAACTGGCGATTTCGCGGGCAACGCCTTCGATAAAACTCAGGTCCACCGACCCATCGGGCATGGGCGGAGTGGGCACGGCGATGAAGACAAAATCCGACTGGTCCACGCCATCCTTGGTGGAAGTGGTGAAGGACAGCCGTCCGGCAGCCACGTTTTTGCGCACCAACTCATCCAGCCCCGGCTCATAAATGGGCATGCCGCCGGCTTTGAGGGTCTGGACTTTTGCTTCGTCGCGGTCCACGCAAATCACCTGGTTGCCCACCTCTGCGAAGCAGGTGCCGGTGACCAATCCCACATAACCTGTGCCAATAATGGTAATTTTCATAATTTTATCACAACTGACCGCAAATTATCACGCCAGCCGATGAATTATACCGCTTTCAGTATGGTTTGGCAATGACCCGTTCAATCGGCGAAATTCCCGCCGCCATTATTTTTTCGGCGCGGGAGATTTGGCGGGTGGCTGAGAAATTGGAGCGCGCGGCGCTGTGCTTACGGGGGAAGACGGCGCGGGCGTGACGTTAACTGGCTTGGGCGCTTCAAATTTTTCCACCGGAATGACCTCCGGGTGGGCTTTGGCCAACAGGCGCAGGCGTTCCTGGGCCTCATCCATCCAAGGGTTGTACATCTGGCCGCGGCTCATATCCGCCATGTCCTTGTAGGTTTTAAATGCCTCGGAAAACTTGGCTTGCGCTTCATAGATGCGCGCCATCGCCAGTTTGGAGATGGACACCACGCTGAGATCGTATGAATACTGGCGGCTGGCATCCTGATATTTGGCCAAGGCATCATTCGGCTTGCCGGCGGCATCCAGGCAGGTGGCGATCCCCAAAACGGCTTGGGCAACCATCGGATGAGAACCATTTTGTGCCAGAAATTTTTCAAAGGCGGCCTGCGCCTCGGCATATTTGCCTTCGTTGTACAAGGCTTCGGCCCCCATCAGGCTTGCTTGGGCGGCGGCGCTGGTGCCCGAGTACTGTTCGGCCACCTTGAAATATTGCGCGGAAGTGGCGGGCGGCGCTTTGCTGACGCCGGGGATGGGCCCCCGCAAACCAGTCAGGGCCTCACTGGCATTCACCTCCTGCTGCTCCGAATAATAATTGTAGCAGGTAACGATTACGGCGATGCCAATGGCCACGCCGACGCCAACGACCAGGCGCTTCTTGTTTTCTTCCAACCACGTCAAAAACTTTATGTCGGCGGTTGATTGCGTTGTTTCAACAGTATCCATAATGGAGCGGTAATCATCTGGATAGCCTTTTAAAAGGCAAGCTTGAAATTAAACGATTTTTTGCCACCCAAACCTGGGGAACTGCAATTCGCGAAAAACGGGTATGGCCAAACACGAAGGAACCATGGGGCTCAGAAATCCGGATGCTGAAATCCGGCCTTGTGCCGAAGGCATCCCATGGAAAACCGGGCAACAATCGAACTGAACCTGAGCGGCAGCAATCCGGCCGAAGCATCGCAAACCCGCTAGGATGGGAAAGTCCTGAGTTGCGTATTCTCCCACTTGGGGTCTGGAATCAGTCTGCCTTACTGAAGCGGCCTCGCCTTTTCCAGCCATCACGGGGAACACGGAGGACAACCTGAGCGTATCGCGCGGGTTTGATTAACGCCGCCCACGGCGGCATGGCGGGTATCCATAAGAGATACCCACCATTAGTGCCAGCCTGACTATTTCTTCTTGCCAACCACTGCTTTGGCTTCTTTGGCCGCCGCTTTTTTCTTGGCTTCGGTGCTGACTTTGACCTGTTTCTGTTTTGACTGTTTAGTCACGGATTTAGGAGACTTGTCGCCCATAAACGAATTTACCTTTCAGTTATTATTCCTGGTGCCGCTTTGACTTGAGTGCCATCGCCAACATCCCGGGAACTGGGTGAAGATAATCTGTTTTAAATATTTTGTAAACAAAAACTGCTGATTATTTTTCAAGCCCGCCATGGCGGGCTTACCAGACGGCAACCCATGGCAGGCAAAATGCCAACAATTTGCGTGGCGCAAACAGCGGCGAAAAAGGTGCCTGAAATTCAGGTTGGCCTCCCAAGCCAGCCCGAGGACTTGTCACCGGGCTGTATCAAGCGCGTTGGTGCGTTACGAAAAATACGAGGTGGGCAGGGTCTGTGGCACCTGTATCCTCCCCCACGGGGCTTTGACTGCTTTAGCCGCACGTAGAAGTGAGGCGTTAACGATTACCAGAATGCCTGTTTGGAAAATATTCTGGCACACCCTTCGGGGTGCATCTCCTTTTCCATGGTTTACCGGTGGTCCGGCCCCTTCCCCCTCCGGACAACACCGACACACTGTCAATCCTATCTGATTGTGGAAATCCAATCCCCTGCTGGGTGGAGTTAATGTGTGCGTCGGCGGGTGGTTTGATGAAACAATTCTAAAAGAATTGCGTCCCCAGAGGCCAGGGTTGCTTGCGGGGGCGAAGGAGAGCGCAACCTGCTGGTGATCCGCCTCGCCTTTTCCCATCAACCCTGCAAGAGGTTGCGTCAATTTACGCTCGGATAGGATCACCGACGTTTGATACGCGTCAGGATTGGTTGTGGCCGAGCATCAGGCGCGGGATAATCATGCCGGGTTCGTTGCCGCAACCGCCTTCAGGGTTGCCCAGTCATGGTGGACGGTGAACCCAAGGTAGCCACGGCCCCCTTTCCCATTGCCGAGGCAACCTTATATGTTCCCTGCGATGAATTTGATCACAAGCGTCATAATTGTCCAGCCGCCATGCTGGGGGATGCCATGCTCTTTTCCGAAGGTGAGCGTAGCGAACCGCAGGAAAAGAGCATGGCATAACGGTGCCGCCCGATCCGCCTGGGGATGGCCAGCGCATGTTTTAGCCTGCCAACCGCTGGCTTTTATGCTTTTCTTGTTTCGGCAGGAAAACAAGACCGCCGCTGGGCTCCGATGACGCAATCCATTCTGGATTGCCCGGAAAGGCACCCCATCATCCCGAGCGGGATGAAAGTTATGTGAAGTACAAAGTTATGTGAAGTTTTTGTAAAAACACCCTGTTTTGCTGGGATTTCAGTGCGGCAACTTCACATAACAACACCAGAGTTTTTCTGTTTTTTGGCCGCCGTCAGAGCAAAATGGGGAGGCATGAAAAAAACTGACCTCACCCCCAGATGGGAAACACTACTCCAACAATATCAACATTACAGCGAAGACTAACGCTGCCATCGAGCGCCTAAACTAGCCGGATGGACGGATAATGAGGTCGCCGGGCCGGTCAATTTGCCAGATGGACGGATAACTTTGCCAAATGGGCGGGTGATTTAAACGTGCGTCTTTACGGCTGCACCAACCGGACATTCACTGAGAACCCTTGTTGTGGCGGCGACAATTTCTGCCAATGTGCCTGCCCCGTCACATTTGTGCCGTCCAGACTCACGGTTCCCAGCCACATCCCTTTACCGCCGTATAACGTCTGGCACATCACCAATTCCTGTTGCCGCGTCAAGGATAGCGAACCGGTCAGTCTGGTCTTATCCGATAGGGTTCCGCTAAGGATCACCATCCCTGTAGGTTGCACCGCCAAGGTCAGGTTTCCGCTGTTGGTACCGTTCCCTACCGTTTCCACAGCCACCGTGTAGTTGGCCTTTTGCGCCTGCTTCATCGCCGGGTCCGCGTGGAGATCAGAGGTCCAGGTTGCACCCTGCCTGACCATGCCGGTTATTCCACCCGCCCCGGCCAAATCCAATTTCAACCATACCTGCAATCCCAAGGTGTTACCCAACGCAACCGGCGCCGCCGCCATCCCGCCGGCATCGAACGTCCCGGCCAAGGCGCACACTTTGCCTTGATAGGTCAATTGGCCCGTAAACGCCCCTTTGTCCGTCACCGTTAATTTGATCGCTCCGCTATTGGTCCAGTCCGCCTGGAATATGTCCAGCGCCGGGCAGAACAGCCCCGCGTAATCCCCTTTGCGCGTCGGGAACGCGTTGGTCACAAAGTTCGCCGTCAGCGTCAGGTTGGAGCGCATGGTAAATATCAGGTTGGCATGGTTGGTCAACACCGAGCCGTTATCCACCCAATTGGAGAAGAGGAAACCGGTTCCCGGAGAAGCTTTCATGGTGTAAGCGTTGCCCAAGGTCAGCGCCTTGCCATTCAGGTCGGGAGACAGCGTGCCATTGCCAACCCGCACCACCTTCAGAGTGTCAGTCGCCAGTTTCACGAATTTGACACGGTTGGTTTTTGAGTAGTTGCCGGAGGTATCCACGGCATAGACCGCCAGGAGATTGGTGCCAAGGGCGGGTGCCACTTGGATGCGCCAAGCTGTGGTTCCTGAGGCGAGCTGCCAGGGTCCGCTGTTAAGCTGACACCACACTTCCGCCACGCCTTTGGCATCCGAGGCGGTGCCAGTGGCAGTCACCAGGTTGGAATAGGTCGGGCTGGCAGGCGGAGTGATCGTGACGGTGGGGATGCCGGCCTCCATGGGCATAAAGTTGAGATAGAACAGGTTGGTGCTGCGATTACCAAAGAGATCCTCCGCCATGAGATTGACGATGTTTATGCCGGGTTGAAGGGTGATGGGCTGGTTCCAAGAAAGGATAATATTTCCATAACTTATTGCATCCATGTCCCAATCCATTCTGTATGTGATGACGTACCCCCAATGGAAAAAGGTACTTCCAGTGTTGTTCACATTGGGCAGCAACAGTCCATTGACCCATAAATTTTTAACCCCGTGGCCGCCCCGTCCAGCATCGGTCACGTTCCCGCTAAGGGTGTAGAGACGTTGGGTGACAATCATCCCGGAGTTGGCGTTGACCGTGATGAGCGGTCCCAGATTATCCACCACGGTTAACGTAGCCACCAGGCTGGTCACGGAACCAAAGTTATTCAGGGCGACCACCTGGTAGCCGCCCTCATCGCTGGGCTGGCAAAGGGAAATGTTGAGAAGGCTGTTGGTGGCTGCGGGGATGGGAAGGCCATTGTGTAGCCATTGGTATCGCAGCGGGACGGCTCCAGTAGCGATCACCTGGAACCAAGCGGAGGTTCCCAAAACGGTGGTCACGCTTTGCGGCTGGGTGGTAATGTTGGGCGCGCATAAGACCGTCAGCGTTGCCACTGTGCTGGTGACCATTCCATAGGCATTGCTCACCACAACGCTATAACTACCGGCATTAAGATTCTGCGCATTATTAATGGTCAAGGTGGGACGGGTGGCCAGGTCGAGATTGGTGCCATTAAGGCGCCATTGATAGAACAGTGACCCGGTACCGGTGGCGACCACATTAAAGCTGATGATGCTCCCCTGAGCGTTCATCTGGCTTTGCGGTTGGACGGGGAGGATTGGCGGACTCAGCACGGTCAGAGTGGCCACCACGCTGGTCGCCATCCCATACACATTGCTTACCACGCAATAATAATCCCCGGCATCACCGGGCAAGACATGGGTTACTCTAAATTGGCTGTTGGTGGACACCAACAATATGGCATCTTCACGGAACCACTGGTAAACCAGCGGCGCAGCCCCCGTGGCTGTCACGGTGAAACCGGACGGCGCACCCCATGCATTCGTCCGGCTTTGCGGTTGGGCGGTGATCGTCGGCGGGCACAGCACGGTCAGCGTCGCCACTGCGCTGGTCGCCATCCCATACCTATTGCTCAAGATACAAGTATAGTTCCCGGCGTTGGTGGCCTGCGCTTGGGGTATGGCAAATTGGGTATTGGTGGCAGCGGGCAGCGGAATGCCATCGCACAGCCATTGGAAAGACAACGGCGCAGTGCCAGCAACGGTCACGTCGAATACAACGGCTGTCCCCAGCACATTCGTGTAACTTTGTGGTTGAGACATGATGACCGGCGGGGAAAGCACTGAGAGAGATGCCACGACCGAGGTTGCCCCTCCATAATCATTGGTGATCACCACCTGATAATCGCCCGCATCAGTCCACCTGAGATTGGCAAGTCGAAGGGTCAGGTTGGTTTCGCCGGCAATGGCCGTAAATGGATTATTGCCGACTGCCTTGTACCACTGACAGACCAATGGCGCGGTACCAGTGGCCGTCACGCCGAACACGGCTGACGCGCCAGCCAGGTTGGTCTGGCTCTGCGGTTGCGTGGTAAGCGCTGGCTGATAAAGCACGGAAAGCGCCACCACCCTGCTCATGACCCGTCCATACATATTGCTCACCGCCACTTGATAGATGCCCGCATTGGCTTCCTGCACATTCTGGATGGTCAGTGTATTATTGGTGGCCCAGCCAAGATTGGCGCCATTAAATCGCCACTGGTACGACAATGGCGCAATGCTGCCGGCGGTCACGCTGA is a window of Verrucomicrobiota bacterium DNA encoding:
- a CDS encoding sulfide/dihydroorotate dehydrogenase-like FAD/NAD-binding protein; translation: MHRIVDKKQLSPNVTRLDVEAPRVAEVRKPGQFVIVHLAEGAERIPLTIADADPKRGTIALVIQAVGKSTRDLVALEPGQFLEDVCGPLGKPTEVIESGHAVCVGGGVGTAVVHPIAQGLSRAGVKVTSIIGGRSKEWVIFEEELKRLGEVLVCTDDGSYGRKGFVTDATRDLIAREKVDIIYAVGPVPMMRAVAELTRPAKIHTIVSLNPVMVDGTGMCGGCRVGVGGETKFACVDGPEFDGHLVDFSLLSERLQTYREFEQKAVRPHDGPCNIGLDRK
- a CDS encoding adenylate kinase translates to MMNISLVGPTCAGKTTCAEVLRDTFRLKHLSTGKLLREHRDQQTALGILTRRYVEQGLLVPDEFINAMIEETVRQLPADQGLLLDGFPSTLFQARYVDELFQTMGRKLDAVFFMQASANAVFERAAKRPNRPDDHPDILRRRLEIFRRNTAPTLDYFRQDHRLQWVDASGSVNQVVGTLNGFFDQVAQGRFVPVLTDAQNRELDQLLSPPVREQVSRRQPSLDILLMGAPGSGKGTHAAFLSEKLGIPHIATGNLFRENTKENTILGRIARGFIERGQLVPDDVTEAMVRERLRADDSSEGFILDGYPRTLVQAQALDEIMAEMGRKLDTVLFLQVPEDSIIGRISGRRVCTTCQTPYHVEFNPPKQPGICDRDGSPLYQREDDKPETIRTRMQVYRRMTTPVVDYYRQAGLLMDVPAAGDVAQVDAALTEAMARVQRR
- a CDS encoding tRNA-dihydrouridine synthase family protein → MTHSATRSAMNHREQFETLLCGSAPILALAPMQDITDLPFWQLLSNYGGADVYYTEYFRVYPGSRLDKHILKSITANPTGRPIVAQLIGNDIPGLVRSARELQNYPVVAVDLNLGCPAPVVYRKCAGGGLLRQPPLVDAILGAMRDALTIKFTVKTRVGFEDFRVWDTFLPIFAKHRLDLLTVHGRTVKEMYHGAVHYDLIARAVAEAACPVLANGNVFSAAGAEQILKQTGAKGLMIGRGAIRNPWLFTQIRQHLAGQTIQLPTGREVLRYVHALFDAVCTPGVREVSQVQKMKKYANQIGLGVEPTGQFLHAIRRVDTQADFFRVCHEHLDHDTPMALIPFGQDLKDAEI
- the mutT gene encoding 8-oxo-dGTP diphosphatase MutT; the encoded protein is MIEVSAGLVFRAGRLLITQRRAQDHLGGLWEFPGGKRHVGETFEQCLVRELQEELAIDVAVGELIETIRHEYPEKTVLLKFFLCRMVQHEPQAIGCAAFAWITREELDQYAFPPADARLLEQIKANESWWK
- a CDS encoding UDP-glucose/GDP-mannose dehydrogenase family protein, with translation MKITIIGTGYVGLVTGTCFAEVGNQVICVDRDEAKVQTLKAGGMPIYEPGLDELVRKNVAAGRLSFTTSTKDGVDQSDFVFIAVPTPPMPDGSVDLSFIEGVAREIASCMTSYKIVVDKSTVPVMTGEKVSETIKRYCKAKVEFDVVSNPEFLREGFAVDDFMKPDRVVVGVRSQRPVAALRELYSVFKAPIIVTDINSAELIKHAANSFLALKISYINAVSVICEASGANVMEVANGIGMDPRIGRRFLEAGLGFGGSCFPKDLSAFIRISEQLGYSFGLLREVQNINDQQMERFVKKISDTLWVLKGKKIGVLGLAFKQNTDDVRMSPAIELCQRLVKEGATLRVHDPKAMDKAKALLPDVTYVDDMNAVADGCDALIIATEWPEFKKLDLERTRKALSHPILFDGRNLFDPAEMEKLGFIYKSVGR
- a CDS encoding tetratricopeptide repeat protein: MDTVETTQSTADIKFLTWLEENKKRLVVGVGVAIGIAVIVTCYNYYSEQQEVNASEALTGLRGPIPGVSKAPPATSAQYFKVAEQYSGTSAAAQASLMGAEALYNEGKYAEAQAAFEKFLAQNGSHPMVAQAVLGIATCLDAAGKPNDALAKYQDASRQYSYDLSVVSISKLAMARIYEAQAKFSEAFKTYKDMADMSRGQMYNPWMDEAQERLRLLAKAHPEVIPVEKFEAPKPVNVTPAPSSPVSTAPRAPISQPPAKSPAPKK
- a CDS encoding immunoglobulin domain-containing protein; its protein translation is MKKLILTLGFTGGFVVSLWATPGYFCCANGASQKIFNTNELASPTGTSSISSNVFPQLRIAVYYNTNGLATNLTDCRAYIWPSNTSSGITGLALYTNTSGILGFGSFLDGRFSAGNTSNTAYKAETTNTTQFQVRVWDNTYGATWEMFKTNMAAGNVPLGTLYGLSPVFYFAPSEFMRMPPNPPIPLNTMTYWNLSALSPPPPTILTQPQSTTVLLGSNATFTASATSTNPFVYAWYFNTVFVIPGATNDSLTLTNVRANQEGNYQVVVTDIWGSSTSSAAMLTVLVPAALVSSPTNQVAVPGGSATFMATITGSVPMTYQWYFNGVTMPDRTNAVLTLTNIQLTHTGGYHVVAGNVFGMVTSAVATLSMVYPPTIVAQPQSRTNAVGTTAGFRVEPAGNMPFHYQWRQNGANLALATNATLTLTSLQSGDAGDYTVVVSNPYGVITSAVARLTVIYPPVITVQPFSQATLVGGTAGFNVAANGTTPMFYQWLHDGTPLVAATNSQLTISNVQAGDGGNYLCLMSNVDGMAASAVATLTLLYPPAIAVQPQSRTNIQGAAANFNVIATGTVPLSYQWQFNDANLGGATNSTLTINNAQGLNVGNYVVVVSNAYGVVTSEVATLALLYLPVITSHPQSQPTLLGHTANFSVTAGSIAPLSYQWRFNGANLGWATNNTLTIQNVQEANAGIYQVAVSNMYGRVMSRVVALSVLYQPALTTQPQSQTNLAGASAVFGVTATGTAPLVCQWYKAVGNNPFTAIAGETNLTLRLANLRWTDAGDYQVVITNDYGGATSVVASLSVLSPPVIMSQPQSYTNVLGTAVVFDVTVAGTAPLSFQWLCDGIPLPAATNTQFAIPQAQATNAGNYTCILSNRYGMATSAVATLTVLCPPTITAQPQSRTNAWGAPSGFTVTATGAAPLVYQWFREDAILLVSTNSQFRVTHVLPGDAGDYYCVVSNVYGMATSVVATLTVLSPPILPVQPQSQMNAQGSIISFNVVATGTGSLFYQWRLNGTNLDLATRPTLTINNAQNLNAGSYSVVVSNAYGMVTSTVATLTVLCAPNITTQPQSVTTVLGTSAWFQVIATGAVPLRYQWLHNGLPIPAATNSLLNISLCQPSDEGGYQVVALNNFGSVTSLVATLTVVDNLGPLITVNANSGMIVTQRLYTLSGNVTDAGRGGHGVKNLWVNGLLLPNVNNTGSTFFHWGYVITYRMDWDMDAISYGNIILSWNQPITLQPGINIVNLMAEDLFGNRSTNLFYLNFMPMEAGIPTVTITPPASPTYSNLVTATGTASDAKGVAEVWCQLNSGPWQLASGTTAWRIQVAPALGTNLLAVYAVDTSGNYSKTNRVKFVKLATDTLKVVRVGNGTLSPDLNGKALTLGNAYTMKASPGTGFLFSNWVDNGSVLTNHANLIFTMRSNLTLTANFVTNAFPTRKGDYAGLFCPALDIFQADWTNSGAIKLTVTDKGAFTGQLTYQGKVCALAGTFDAGGMAAAPVALGNTLGLQVWLKLDLAGAGGITGMVRQGATWTSDLHADPAMKQAQKANYTVAVETVGNGTNSGNLTLAVQPTGMVILSGTLSDKTRLTGSLSLTRQQELVMCQTLYGGKGMWLGTVSLDGTNVTGQAHWQKLSPPQQGFSVNVRLVQP